Part of the Pseudomonas lijiangensis genome is shown below.
GCAGGTATACGACGTCTCGCGCATCTACAGCGTCGAAGACCGTGCGCTGTTTCTGGTGGTTGCCCGGCATGTGGCGATGGCGCTGGACCGGATTCTGCACCGGGCTGACCTTGAGCATACCGTGCTGCTGCGCACCCAGCAGTTGTCGGCTGCCAACGACGCTCTGAGGCAAGAGGTGGCCGATCGCGAAAGGGCGGAGCACCTGCAGAGTGCGCTGTTCCAGATTACCGAACTGTCCAGCCAGCCGGGTGACATGGCGGAGCTGTTCCATAGCCTGCACATGATCGTCGGCGAGTTGCTGGTGGCCTACAACTTCTATATCGCTCTGTACGATGGCTCCACTAAAGAAGTGACGTTCCCCTATTACAGTGATGAGCGACTGGCAACGCCTCCGCGGTCAAGGCGTGGTCAGCGTGGCTTTACCGAGTATGTCATCCGCCAGCGCCGTCCTTGTCTGATTGACCGTGAGGATGCCTACAGGCTGGAAAGGGAAGGCGAGATCGAGATTCAGAATGACTCCAATCGGTCCTCATCCTGGCTGGGCATACCTTTGTTCGAGGGGGATGATGTTCGCGGCGTGCTGGCGGTGCAGAGCTATTCGCAGAATGTGAGTTACACCCTGCGGGATCAGGAACTGTTGACCTTCGTCTCCCGGCATATCGATACGGCGTTGTCCCGGCGCAGCGCTGCCGAAGCGATCCATACCGCCAATCTGCGGCTGGAGGCGCGGGTTCAGGATCGGACTCGTGAACTGGATCTGGTCAATGCCCGTCTTCAGCATGAAAACTCCCATGACTCGCTGACCGGTCTGCCTAATCGCAGCCAGTTGCAGCAGAGCCTGAAGGAGGCCTGGCAGGCTTTCTGTGGTCGTGATCAACAACTGGTGGTCATGTTCATTGATCTGGACCGCTTCAAGGTGGTCAACGACAGTCTGGGTCACCACTTTGGCGACATCCTGCTGGTCCAGGCGGCAGCGCGCCTGCGCAGTTGTATTCGTGATGGCGACCTATTAGCGCGCCTGGGAGGCGACGAGTTTGCGATTCTGGGGATCGGGGCGCCGCTAGCGGTTGGAGTCGACATTGCCGAGCGCATCCTTGAAGCCTTCGATCTGCCGTTCTTTATCAGCGGCCAGGCCGTGTTTTCTTCATGCAGTATCGGCGTAGTCGGCGCTGACCGTCAGTTTCATCAGGAGCCAGCCGAGTTGCTGCGCGATGCCGATACGGCCATGTACCGGGCCAAGAATGGCGGGCGTGACAGCTTTGTGGTGTTCAATCAGGAGTTGCGCCGCGAGGTTTCCGATCAGGTCGAGCGTGAGGGCGCACTGCGCAAGGCGCTCAAGCACACCCATGAGCTGATTCCCTATTTTCAGCCGATTATCTGCATCAATACCGGCAAGCTGTTTGCCCTCGAAGCCCTGATTCGCTGGCGTCAGCCCGATGGCCGGGTCATCGCTCCGGGCAGTTTTCTGCCAGCTCTGGAAGGCTTGCGCCTTATCGGGCGCCTGGACATTTACATGTTGCAGCGCGTCATTGCCATTCTGGCCGATCCTGCCAATGCCCACTGGCCGCCGGTGCATGTGAACTGCTCCAGTTACAGCATCACTCGCCCTGAATTTGTTGCAGAGGTGCTGACCCTGCTGACGGAATATGGCGTTGCGCCTTCGCGCCTGTGCCTGGAACTCACCGAGGGGGCGCTGGTGGCCGATCCCGCGCAGGCTCGTGAGTCCATGAAACAATTGGCCGACAAGGGCATGTCAGTGGTGCTCGACGACTTCGGTGCGGGTTTCTCGTCGCTCAGCTATGTGCATCAGTATCACTTCAGCGGCCTGAAGATCGACAAATCCTTTGTTCTGGAGCTGACTACCAGCGCCAGAAGCCGGGCGATTGTTCGCGCCATCGTGCGGATGGCCGAGTCTCTGGATCTGACCGTGGTAGCGGAAGGCGTTGAGGATCACGCGACTCTGGAATTGCTGCGCGGCATGGGGGCTGGACAGGCTCAGGGCTATTACTTCGCAATGCCGTTGCCCCTTGAGCAGCTTGATCTGAGCAAGGATATCGAGCTGGGTTTGCACTGGACCCAGACCGGCAATGACTTGCCATGATCGGCAGCGTTTCTCCGTTTTCTTCAGGTCGTTGTTCGTTGCCCCTTTTTAAAGCCTTTTAAAAACAGTGGCTTGTCGGTTTTTTAGGCGGCTGGCACTGGTTTTGCTGCGTAAGGGTCGCACCCACCGCAGGAGGTGAATGATGATTATCAACAACGGCACGCTCGAAGGTCTGGTTTCCAGATTCGTCGGGCGCAAGACAGTGGATGAGGTTTCCCAGAACTCATTCAGTACTGTTGCGGCTGCTGAGAGTCTGGTTCCGGCTGTTAATCCGGTGACCGCCAGGGCTG
Proteins encoded:
- a CDS encoding sensor domain-containing phosphodiesterase; translated protein: MEALLRETRSSMPDVAWAAYGAGTHKRLLGSGSAQADWPGEIPCDGFDGFCNRRQLHRWVVGMGEAPLGWLLAPKAESANPALADLALKLGYLLQSIALVRAQNTQRVLYEISHLASSTRDRSTFLKGIHKQLATLIDAENFYLALYDDQREKITYPYYIDVADHEAMEPESFEYLDRSRLTMTGYVLTTGQPLFVDATAIKQAQAQGLFFCEGRLSEFWMGAPLKKSSDEVFGMLAMQVYDVSRIYSVEDRALFLVVARHVAMALDRILHRADLEHTVLLRTQQLSAANDALRQEVADRERAEHLQSALFQITELSSQPGDMAELFHSLHMIVGELLVAYNFYIALYDGSTKEVTFPYYSDERLATPPRSRRGQRGFTEYVIRQRRPCLIDREDAYRLEREGEIEIQNDSNRSSSWLGIPLFEGDDVRGVLAVQSYSQNVSYTLRDQELLTFVSRHIDTALSRRSAAEAIHTANLRLEARVQDRTRELDLVNARLQHENSHDSLTGLPNRSQLQQSLKEAWQAFCGRDQQLVVMFIDLDRFKVVNDSLGHHFGDILLVQAAARLRSCIRDGDLLARLGGDEFAILGIGAPLAVGVDIAERILEAFDLPFFISGQAVFSSCSIGVVGADRQFHQEPAELLRDADTAMYRAKNGGRDSFVVFNQELRREVSDQVEREGALRKALKHTHELIPYFQPIICINTGKLFALEALIRWRQPDGRVIAPGSFLPALEGLRLIGRLDIYMLQRVIAILADPANAHWPPVHVNCSSYSITRPEFVAEVLTLLTEYGVAPSRLCLELTEGALVADPAQARESMKQLADKGMSVVLDDFGAGFSSLSYVHQYHFSGLKIDKSFVLELTTSARSRAIVRAIVRMAESLDLTVVAEGVEDHATLELLRGMGAGQAQGYYFAMPLPLEQLDLSKDIELGLHWTQTGNDLP